One segment of Mycolicibacterium sp. YH-1 DNA contains the following:
- the speB gene encoding agmatinase, whose amino-acid sequence MTTPIGPIDASVTPRFAGPASFARLPRLDDVGKADVVVVGVPFDSGVSYRPGARFGPTHVRESSRLLRPYNPALDVSPFEIAQVADAGDIAVNPFNIHEAIETIEAAAIDLTRDDTSLVTIGGDHTIALPLLRAAAAKHGPVALVHFDAHLDTWDTYFGAEYTHGTPFRRAVEEGILDTEALSHVGTRGPLYGKKDLEDDRRFGFGIVTSADVYYQGAREVIDKLRQRLGNRPVYISVDIDVLDPAAAPGTGTPEPGGMSSRELLEILRGFAGLNLVGADVVEVAPAYDHAEITGVAAAHVAYDLVSLLAMRHKADQ is encoded by the coding sequence ATGACCACCCCCATCGGCCCGATCGACGCATCAGTGACCCCGCGGTTCGCCGGGCCTGCGTCATTCGCCCGCCTGCCGCGCCTCGACGACGTGGGCAAGGCCGACGTCGTGGTGGTCGGTGTGCCGTTCGACTCCGGGGTGTCCTACCGGCCAGGTGCCCGGTTCGGGCCCACCCATGTTCGCGAGTCCTCACGCCTCCTGCGGCCGTACAACCCGGCGCTGGACGTGTCGCCGTTCGAGATCGCCCAGGTGGCCGACGCCGGAGATATCGCGGTGAACCCCTTCAACATTCACGAGGCGATCGAGACCATCGAAGCCGCCGCGATCGATCTGACCCGCGACGACACGAGCCTGGTCACCATCGGCGGCGATCACACCATCGCCCTACCGCTACTTCGGGCCGCCGCCGCGAAGCACGGACCCGTCGCGCTGGTGCACTTCGACGCTCACCTGGACACCTGGGACACCTACTTCGGTGCCGAGTACACCCACGGCACGCCGTTCCGCCGCGCGGTCGAGGAGGGCATCCTCGACACCGAGGCCCTGAGCCACGTTGGCACCCGCGGTCCGCTCTACGGCAAGAAGGACCTCGAGGACGACCGCCGCTTCGGGTTCGGCATCGTCACGTCGGCCGACGTCTACTACCAGGGGGCGCGGGAAGTCATCGACAAGCTGCGTCAGCGCCTCGGTAATCGTCCCGTCTACATATCGGTCGACATCGACGTCCTCGACCCAGCCGCCGCCCCAGGTACCGGGACGCCGGAGCCAGGTGGCATGTCCAGCCGCGAACTACTCGAGATCCTGCGCGGATTCGCCGGCCTCAACCTCGTCGGCGCCGACGTCGTTGAGGTCGCCCCCGCCTACGACCACGCCGAGATCACGGGTGTGGCGGCCGCACACGTCGCCTACGATCTGGTGTCCCTGCTCGCGATGCGCCACAAGGCCGATCAATGA
- a CDS encoding thiamine pyrophosphate-binding protein, whose product MSRPRNGGDVVVETLTALGVSHVFGIPGQHALGLFDAIRRSDLTFVSSRVENNSAFGADGYARATGEVGVLFLSTGPGALTALGALQEAYATCVPLLVITSQVPRSGLGLRRGMLHQLDDQQRSAVNVTKSTAVVRRAADIPSLIADAWATAQSAPAGPTWVEIPQDVLLESADGASGATGIGYVPPVTSVAAASSDRAPRVEVIEAAARLLDGAHRPVILAGGGVRRSAGGHEALVTLAERLDAPVVSTVGGKGAIAFDHPLSAASWIEDRHTTDLLENADVLLAVGTAMGEVTSNYFTFAPKGRLIHVDAEARVLQANHPALAVHADAALALRAIAERVSPREPSHGGQVAAGLREAVEDRLAGQDIAAELTLMRDLRAAVPSTAHTFWDMTIAGYWAWSAWDPVEGEFHSAQGSGGLGFAFPAAVAAAIGSGRRTFAVSGDGGAMYSIAELATARQHDADVTWLIVDDGGYGILREYMTDAFGQATATELSRPEFVSLAASFGIPAYPASLADVGRVVAETFTTTGPAVVVLPALLRMFDPTHL is encoded by the coding sequence ATGAGCCGGCCGAGAAACGGTGGCGACGTCGTCGTCGAAACCCTGACCGCACTGGGTGTTTCGCATGTTTTCGGCATCCCCGGCCAGCACGCCCTTGGCCTATTCGATGCGATCCGGCGCAGTGACCTGACGTTCGTCAGCTCGCGGGTGGAGAACAACTCGGCGTTCGGTGCCGACGGATATGCCAGGGCCACCGGCGAAGTCGGTGTCCTGTTCCTGTCGACGGGACCGGGTGCGCTGACCGCACTCGGCGCCCTGCAGGAGGCGTACGCCACGTGTGTCCCGCTGCTGGTGATCACCAGTCAGGTGCCACGCTCCGGGCTCGGGTTGCGCCGCGGCATGCTGCATCAGCTCGATGACCAGCAGCGCAGCGCCGTCAACGTCACCAAGAGCACCGCCGTGGTTCGGCGGGCCGCCGACATCCCGAGCCTGATCGCTGACGCGTGGGCCACCGCACAGTCCGCGCCGGCAGGGCCGACCTGGGTGGAGATCCCGCAGGACGTGCTCCTCGAGTCGGCCGACGGGGCGAGCGGAGCGACGGGGATTGGGTACGTGCCGCCGGTGACGTCGGTCGCCGCTGCTTCCAGTGACCGGGCGCCGCGCGTCGAGGTGATCGAGGCCGCGGCCCGACTACTCGACGGTGCACACCGGCCCGTCATCCTGGCCGGCGGCGGGGTCCGCAGATCGGCGGGTGGTCACGAGGCTCTGGTGACGCTCGCGGAAAGACTTGACGCACCGGTGGTCTCAACCGTCGGAGGTAAGGGCGCCATCGCGTTCGACCACCCGCTATCGGCCGCGTCGTGGATCGAGGACCGCCACACCACCGACCTGCTGGAGAACGCCGACGTGCTGCTGGCGGTCGGCACGGCGATGGGCGAGGTGACCAGCAACTACTTCACGTTCGCCCCGAAGGGCAGGCTGATCCACGTCGACGCCGAGGCCCGCGTCCTGCAGGCGAACCATCCGGCGCTCGCCGTCCATGCCGATGCAGCGCTGGCACTGCGCGCCATCGCCGAACGCGTGTCACCGCGCGAACCGTCCCACGGCGGGCAGGTCGCCGCCGGATTGCGTGAGGCGGTCGAGGACAGGCTCGCCGGCCAGGACATCGCCGCCGAGTTGACGTTGATGCGCGACCTGCGCGCCGCGGTCCCGTCGACCGCACACACATTCTGGGACATGACCATTGCCGGCTACTGGGCGTGGTCGGCCTGGGATCCCGTCGAGGGCGAGTTCCACTCGGCACAGGGCTCCGGCGGGCTCGGCTTCGCCTTCCCCGCAGCTGTGGCAGCGGCGATCGGATCGGGACGACGGACGTTCGCGGTGTCCGGCGACGGTGGTGCCATGTACTCCATCGCGGAACTTGCCACCGCGCGGCAACACGACGCGGACGTCACGTGGCTGATCGTCGACGACGGCGGCTACGGGATCCTTCGCGAGTACATGACCGACGCATTCGGTCAGGCCACCGCCACCGAGCTCTCCCGACCGGAGTTCGTCTCGCTGGCAGCCAGTTTCGGCATCCCCGCGTATCCCGCATCACTTGCCGACGTCGGCCGCGTCGTGGCTGAGACCTTCACCACGACCGGCCCGGCAGTGGTGGTGCTGCCAGCCCTGCTGAGAATGTTCGACCCCACCCATCTCTAG